One genomic window of Arachis hypogaea cultivar Tifrunner chromosome 8, arahy.Tifrunner.gnm2.J5K5, whole genome shotgun sequence includes the following:
- the LOC112706132 gene encoding inactive RHOMBOID-like protein 8 translates to MAAEGGSDQFIDIVKLSPPAKFPAAFPQDLKVAPSLKRRRSGGDTWVVSVFVIIHVGVFIATMLVNDCWTNSNGDCALKTLGRFSFQPLSENPLLGPSQSKLEEMGALRRNFVTEYHQTWRLFTSPFLHAGLFHLLLNLCSIIFIGIHLERELGPLRIGVIYAMSAFGGALMASLFLQHTPAVASSGALYGLLGTLLSELIWNWELQTKRVSAIVSFVFVFVCNFILGFLPYVDNFASIGGFVSGFLLGSVLLLSRRLELPKVPIKGTLFDYGVKSYIKLKLKQNMDRPVLRIVSFILFSLILAGCLVAVLHGININSYCTWCPYVDCIPYTSWHCQNGETSCKTMVSDDQMTLTCMGNGNFRVFPFTNISRTRISDLCNLIC, encoded by the exons ATGGCGGCGGAAGGAGGTTCCGATCAATTCATCGACATCGTTAAGCTCTCTCCTCCGGCAAAGTTCCCGGCGGCATTCCCCCAGGACCTCAAGGTGGCTCCCTCCTTGAAGCGCCGCCGTTCTGGCGGTGACACGTGGGTGGTGTCAGTGTTCGTGATCATCCACGTGGGCGTCTTCATCGCAACGATGCTGGTCAATGATTGCTGGACGAACTCCAACGGCGACTGCGCCCTAAAAACCCTCGGAAGGTTCTCCTTCCAACCTCTCTCTGAGAATCCTCTCTTAGGCCCTTCTCAGTCCAA ATTAGAGGAAATGGGAGCGCTTCGGAGGAATTTCGTGACAGAGTATCACCAAACTTGGCGTCTTTTCACCTCTCCATTTCTTCATGCTGGGCTCTTCCACCTCCTCCTCAATCTCTGCAGTATCATCTTCATCGGAATTCACCTAGAGCGCGAGCTTGGACCGT TACGGATTGGTGTAATCTATGCAATGTCTGCATTTGGGGGAGCCTTGATGGCTTCTCTTTTTCTTCAGCATACCCCAGCTGTTGCCTCTTCTGGGGCTTTGTATGGATTACTCGGAACTTTACTCTCTGAGCTCATTTGGAACTGGGAATTACAAACCAAAAGG GTTTCAGCAATAGTCTCTTTTGTCTTTGTATTTGTTTGCAATTTCATCCTTGGCTTTCTGCCTTATGTCGACAACTTTGCGAGCATTGGAGGTTTCGTATCAGGGTTCCTTCTTGGATCTGTACTTCTACTCAGCAGAAGGCTTGAACTGCCAAAGGTTCCAATCAAAGGAACTCTCTTTGATTATGGTGTCAAGAGTTACATCAAGTTAAAGTTGAAGCAAAACATGGACAGACCGGTTCTCAGGATTGTTTCTTTTATCCTCTTTAGCCTGAT ATTGGCCGGTTGTCTTGTGGCAGTTCTTCACGGGATCAACATCAATAGTTATTGCACATGGTGCCCATATGTTGACTGTATCCCTTATACAAGCTGGCACTGCCAAAATGGAGAAACCTCTTGTAAG ACAATGGTGAGCGATGATCAGATGACATTGACCTGTATGGGGAATGGAAACTTCAGGGTCTTTCCTTTTACGAACATCTCTCGGACAAGGATCAGTGATCTATGCAATCTGATATGCTGA
- the LOC112706133 gene encoding phosphopantothenate--cysteine ligase 2-like: protein MDAPNGSQDPEKTLDSQVKAFFDSAPPLQNMNDIFQKLNHFIQLNSLSSENGIGRRIVCVTSGGTTAPLEQRCVRYVDNFSSGHRGATSTEYFLKAGYAVIFLYRRGSFQPFCRSLPDDPLLECFEATERLNIQVREAYSKAVKTAIMDHHAPVTSGLLLKLPFSTIFEYLQMLQIISKPMKDIGPRAMFYLAAAVSDFYVPWKDMVEHKIQSGSHILDVKLVQVPKMLSVLRKDWAPLAFCISFKLETDSNILLNKARGALEKYNMHAVVANELSTRKEQVVVVTIDDKITVQRDKSKADDDVKNPLIKLLSQRHSAYIEDSKRTR, encoded by the exons ATGGATGCACCAAATGGATCCCAAGATCCTGAGAAAACCCTTGATTCACAAGTCAAAGCGTTCTTTGATTCTGCTCCACCTCTCCAGAATATGAATGACATCTTTCAGAAATTGAATCACTTCATTCAGCTGAATTCTTTATCTTCAG AAAATGGGATAGGTAGGAGAATTGTTTGTGTGACTTCTGGTGGCACCACTGCTCCATTGGAGCAGCGGTGCGTTCGCTATGTTGACAACTTTAGTTCAGGTCATAGGGGAGCCACATCCACTGA GTATTTTCTGAAGGCGGGATATGCTGTGATCTTCTTGTACCGGAG AGGAAGTTTCCAGCCATTCTGTAGATCCCTTCCTGATGATCCCTTACTTGAATGCTTTGAGGCCACCGAAAGATTAAACATTCAAG TCCGTGAGGCTTATTCTAAAGCAGTGAAGACCGCCATCATGGATCATCATGCT CCAGTGACTAGTGGTCTCCTGTTAaagcttcctttcagcactatATTTGAGTATCTTCAG atGCTGCAAATCATTTCAAAGCCAATGAAGGATATCGGCCCACGTGCAATGTTCTATCTTGCTGCTGCAGTATCTGACTTTTATGTTCCTTGGAAGGACATG GTAGAACATAAAATTCAGTCTGGATCTCACATCTTGGATGTGAAACTTGTTCAAGTGCCAAAGATGCTATCAGTGCTTAGAAAAGATTGGGCACCCCTTGCTTTTTGTATATCTTTCAAG TTAGAGACAGATTCAAACATTCTTCTAAATAAGGCGCGGGGTGCTCTCGAGAAGTACAATATGCATGCTGTTGTTGCGAACGAGCTCTCCACGCGCAAGGAGCAAGTGGTGGTTGTCACCATTGACGACAAGATTACAGTTCAACGAGATAAGAGTAAGGCTGATGATGATGTAAAGAAT